DNA from Acidobacteriota bacterium:
AAGCCGTTTGGCGGCCAGTTCCACACCCGCTTGCGTCGGCCTGCCGCCGGTGAGAAGCTAGGCGCTGTCTCCGCCCGGGGCGGACCGGTTCGAGGTTCCGGCCGCGGCGTGGACTCATCACCCGCGCATGGCACCGGACTTCGTCCACCTTCACCTCCATTCCGAGTACTCGCTGCTCGATGGAGGCAACCGGATGGAGTCCCTGGTGGACCGGATCGCCGGCCTCGGCATGGACGCGGTCGCCCTCACCGACCACGGCAACCTGTTCGGCGCCGTCGCCTTCTACGAGGCCTGTCGGAAGAAGGGCGTCAAGCCCATCCTGGGGATCGAGGCGTACGTGGCGCCCGACATCAGGACGGAGACGTCCGACCGCCGGTTCAAGGAGACCCAGGGCGTCGCCGACGGCGGCTTCCACCTGGTGCTGCTGGCTCGCAACGAAGCGGGCTGGCGCAACCTGGTCAAGCTCTCGTCCGACAGTTACATCGAAGGCTTCTACTACAAGCCCCGCATGGACAAGGGAACGCTCGAGCGGTGGAACGAGGGCCTGATCGCGATCAATGGCCACCTCGGCTCCTCCCTCGCCTACCACCTGAGAAAGCACATCGAAACCGGGGGCGACGATCACTACGAGAGGGCCCGGCAGGAAGCCGAGTGGCACCGGCGCACCTTCCCGTCCGATGAGGCCGGCGAGCCCTGCTTCTACCTCGAACTGCAGCGCCACGACACGCGTGAGCAGGAAGAGGTCAACGAGCAGATCCTGCACCTAGCTTCGGACCTCGACCTGCCCGTCGTCTGCGACAACGATTCGCACTTCCTCACTGCCGAGGACTGGGACAGCCACGACACGCTGATCTGCGTTTCGACGAGCAAGTCGAAGCAGCAGGAGGACCGCCTCCACTACCCGAGGGACCTCTACGTCAAGAGCCCCGAGCAGATGGCCGAGCTCTTCGGCGCGCCGGAGACGGTCGACGCCCTGGTGAACACCCGGCGCATCGCCGACCGCTGCAACGTCGAACTCGACTTCTCCGCCAATCACGCGCCGCTGGTGCGCGTCGAGCGCCTGGAGCCTCCTCCACCGGCGGCGGGAACGGCAGAGCCGGAACCGGGCAGCGGGGCCTGGTTCGACCGCTTCTGCGCCGGCTACCGCGTCGAGCCGCTGGCCGAGCAGCCGGGCGAAGAGGAGCTGGACGCCCTCCATGCCGACTGTGACCGGGCGCTGCGCGAACTCAGCGAGGCCGGCCTCGTCTGGCGCTACGGCGACCGGGTCGAGGACGCGCACCGCCGCCGTCTCGACCATGAACTCTCGGTCCTCGCCGTCAAGCGGATCAGCGCCTACTTCCTGATCGTCTGGGACTTCGTGAACGAAGCCAGGAAGCGCGACATCCCGGCCACAGCGCGCGGCTCGGGCGTCGGCACGATGGTCGGCTACACGCTCGGGCTCTCGCACGCCTGCCCGGTGCGTTACGGCCTGCTGTTCGAGCGCTTCACCGACCCTGACCGCAGCGAGTACCCGGACATCGACATCGACCTCTGCCAGGACGGCCGGGCCGAGATCCTCGAGTACGTCCGCGAGAAGTACGGCTACGTCGCCCAGATCATCACCTTCGGCACGATGAAGGCGCGCGCCGCGATCCGCGACGTCGGACGCGTGCACGAGCTCCCGCTCGCCCAGGTCGACCGCATCTCGAAGCTGATTGGCGCCGAACTCGGTGTCACGATCGAGCAGGCCCTGGGTCGCGAGAAGGAACTGAAGGAGCTTTACGAGAGCGACGAACAGGTCCGCGAAGTCATCGACACGGCCCAGGAACTCGAGGGGATCACCCGGCACAGCGGCGTCCACGCGGCCGGGCTGGTCATCGCGACCCAGCCCCTCGAGAACCTGGTGCCGCTGGCCACCAGCCGCACCCAGGGCTCGAAGGACGTGCTGGTGACCCAGTGGGACGGGCCCACGGTCGAGAAGATGGGCCTGCTCAAGATGGACTTTCTGGGGCTGACGACCCTGTCCATCATCGAGCGTTGCCGCCAGCTCGTGCGCGAGACCCTGCCGCCCGGCGCGATCGCCGAAGCGGTTCCAACCTGCCCCGAGGGCCGGCACCCACTCGACCTCGACCACATCGACCTCGCCGACCCCACGGTCCTGCAGGTCTTTTCCAGCGCCGACACCGCCGGTACGTTCCAGTTCGAATCGGAGGGTATGCGCAACCTGCTGCTGCAGATGAAGCCCGACCGGCTCGAGGACCTGGTGGCCGCCAACGCCCTCTTCCGTCCCGGGCCGATGGCGTTGATCCCGAGGTACTGCGACCGCAAGCACGGCCGCGAGGAGACCCCCCAGGTCCACGAGATCGTCGACCGGCACACGGCCGACACCCACGGCATCATGGTCTACCAGGAACAGGTCATGCAGATCGTCCACGAACTGGGCGACGTGCCGCTCCGCGAGGCGTACACGCTGATCAAGGCGATCAGCAAGAAGAGCCGCAAGACGATCAACGCGGCCCGCCAGCGCTTCGTCGCCGGCGCGCTGGCAAAGGGACTCCCGAAGCAGCAGGCGACCAGACTGTTCGGGCTGATCGAGGAGTTCGCGGGCTACGGCTTCAACAAGTCCCACTCGGTCGGCTACACCCTGCTCGCGTACCAGACGGCGTACCTCAAGACCTGGTTCCCGGTCCAGTACATGGCGGCCGTCCTCACCTATGCCGCCGACAGCACGGACAAGCTGGTCCACTACGTCGACGAGTGCGCGCGCGTGAAGCTCCCCGGCGGCCGCCGTGGCATCGACGTCGGAGCGCCCGACATCGACCGCTCCGGCGTCCGCTTCCATGTCGTGTTCGAGCCCGGGGAGGAGCAGGCAAGCGGCAACGGACACATCCGCTTTGGCCTGTCGGCGGTCAAGGGCGTCGGCGAGAAGGCGGTGCGGGCGATCCTCGAGGCGCGCGAGGAAGGCGGCCGCTTCCGCAGCCTTTGGGACTTCTGCCGGCGCGTGCCGCTCCAGACCGTCAACCGCTCGACGATCGAGGCGCTGATCAAGTCCGGCGCCTTCGACGGCATCCACGGCAAGGACCAGCGTGCGGCGATGATCGATGCGCTGAGCGCCGCGGTCAAGGCCGGGCAGCGAGCGGCGGCCGACCGGGAGAGCGGCCAGGCCAGCCTCCTGTTCGGGGGCGGTTCGAAGGACTCGCCCGAGCCCGATGACGACGCCCGCCAGGAACTGCCGGCGGTGCCGCCATGGAGCGCCGGCGAACTGCTGGCGCACGAGAAGGAGGCGCTCGGGTTCTTCGCCTCCAGCCACCCCCTCGACGACCACCGCGACCTGCTCGAACGTTTCGGCAACGTGAACGTCGAGCAACTGAAGGCCTTGCCGGCCGACACGGAGGTCGTCCTGGGGGCGCTGCTCGGCTCGCTCCGCACCACCCGCACCCGGAAGGGACGCAATCCCGGCCAGAAGATGGCGATGATCCAGCTCGAGGACAAGAGCGCGCGCGTGGAGGGCGTGCTGTTCGCCGATGCCTACGCCGAGTACGAGGAACAGTTGGAGCGCGGCGCGGTGCTGTTCTTCACCGGGCGCGTCGACCGGCGGCGCGAAGAACCGAACCTGGTGGTCAGCAAGGTCGTGCCGGTCGAAGAGGCGCCGGTGAAACTCGCCCGCCGCCTGCGCATCCACCTCGACCTCCGGGGCGAGGCCCAAACCCGGGACGAGCCCCTGAACGAAGAGCTGGAACAACTGCGCGACCTGCTCGACAGGCGCCGCAGCCGGGGCAGGAACGGCGGCGTCGAGGTCGAATTCGAGCTGGAACTCCGGGACCGCACGGTACTCGCCGGTGCGAACGGCAGCCGCGCGCCCGTCGACGATGCCGTGACCTCCGAGATCGACGATCTGCTCGGTGATCGCGGCCATTGCCGCTACATCGGCGCACCGCCACCGCCTTCCCGGCCCTGAACCCA
Protein-coding regions in this window:
- the dnaE gene encoding DNA polymerase III subunit alpha, encoding MAPDFVHLHLHSEYSLLDGGNRMESLVDRIAGLGMDAVALTDHGNLFGAVAFYEACRKKGVKPILGIEAYVAPDIRTETSDRRFKETQGVADGGFHLVLLARNEAGWRNLVKLSSDSYIEGFYYKPRMDKGTLERWNEGLIAINGHLGSSLAYHLRKHIETGGDDHYERARQEAEWHRRTFPSDEAGEPCFYLELQRHDTREQEEVNEQILHLASDLDLPVVCDNDSHFLTAEDWDSHDTLICVSTSKSKQQEDRLHYPRDLYVKSPEQMAELFGAPETVDALVNTRRIADRCNVELDFSANHAPLVRVERLEPPPPAAGTAEPEPGSGAWFDRFCAGYRVEPLAEQPGEEELDALHADCDRALRELSEAGLVWRYGDRVEDAHRRRLDHELSVLAVKRISAYFLIVWDFVNEARKRDIPATARGSGVGTMVGYTLGLSHACPVRYGLLFERFTDPDRSEYPDIDIDLCQDGRAEILEYVREKYGYVAQIITFGTMKARAAIRDVGRVHELPLAQVDRISKLIGAELGVTIEQALGREKELKELYESDEQVREVIDTAQELEGITRHSGVHAAGLVIATQPLENLVPLATSRTQGSKDVLVTQWDGPTVEKMGLLKMDFLGLTTLSIIERCRQLVRETLPPGAIAEAVPTCPEGRHPLDLDHIDLADPTVLQVFSSADTAGTFQFESEGMRNLLLQMKPDRLEDLVAANALFRPGPMALIPRYCDRKHGREETPQVHEIVDRHTADTHGIMVYQEQVMQIVHELGDVPLREAYTLIKAISKKSRKTINAARQRFVAGALAKGLPKQQATRLFGLIEEFAGYGFNKSHSVGYTLLAYQTAYLKTWFPVQYMAAVLTYAADSTDKLVHYVDECARVKLPGGRRGIDVGAPDIDRSGVRFHVVFEPGEEQASGNGHIRFGLSAVKGVGEKAVRAILEAREEGGRFRSLWDFCRRVPLQTVNRSTIEALIKSGAFDGIHGKDQRAAMIDALSAAVKAGQRAAADRESGQASLLFGGGSKDSPEPDDDARQELPAVPPWSAGELLAHEKEALGFFASSHPLDDHRDLLERFGNVNVEQLKALPADTEVVLGALLGSLRTTRTRKGRNPGQKMAMIQLEDKSARVEGVLFADAYAEYEEQLERGAVLFFTGRVDRRREEPNLVVSKVVPVEEAPVKLARRLRIHLDLRGEAQTRDEPLNEELEQLRDLLDRRRSRGRNGGVEVEFELELRDRTVLAGANGSRAPVDDAVTSEIDDLLGDRGHCRYIGAPPPPSRP